Within Triticum dicoccoides isolate Atlit2015 ecotype Zavitan chromosome 1B, WEW_v2.0, whole genome shotgun sequence, the genomic segment agattaaaagatgtcaaaaaattaagaaactccggagtgatagcgttggagtatgtccatacggctaagaatctggcagatccctttacaaaagggctatcacgtgttgtgatagatagtgcatcgagggagatgggtatgagacccacatgagttgccatggtagtaacccaacctatgtgatcggagatctcgTGAAgtagacctgggaaaacaagccagtggtgaactgaggagagtaactttactaacccactccgttggagatgcaatactctctgaaactgtatggaaggatgactactgtcttaatgtgttccaaggcttatatgtatgagcaagatgctatcctacagagcgatctttggaggaacacacctatatgagattggggtgatctctagcaagctcatgaacaggccaggagtgtgactaatatgctccacccgaggggtcatccttcggcagcctcgtatcagtgagacttgtagtgaaacttcttgacgccaaactgacaattcaaggcatagtccattgttcagttgtgaaggagtgtaactacttggtctaggtggacctcaaccttaatcggtctccactgagatgctggtatatcaaaacagcgtttggaacaaaggacaaagtgggcccctgagatctggtggggagttgttgaaatatgagatgggcctaaagcccatatgacaatttcagatttaatctctaagggcccatgtaggtggcatgacaaaggtggtgggaagtttagtcccaccatgctagtggaaggagagttggagtggtttataagggattctctccctcatgctattggagcttgagaagaaaacaagccctcgcgcactcctcctccgctcgcctcgcctcgtcacgatgcgacgcgggttgcgggattgagccgagccgagctcactcctatgcgcttctttttgccggtcaggaacggagagtctttgacaggtagggccacAATATGAGACGTCAGATCATGGGCTACCGACatggacgtgggttcagcccacgtctctccacgcgcggccgcacatatatatgtggggcgctgccaaccctagccgccgcgaaaTAGAACGCATCTCCTCCTCCACGCctacgtcgttcctttgctgctgctgccgccggcgactccatcccgttcaccgcgtacacggttgacgggagagcaggcctccgaaaccccgcctctccggatcctgtacgggagaggggcgattaggtttttgggtagcgactacgcgactgctcgcttctgttcatctacgtccgcatcaccttcgtcatcaccatgtcgaccgacgccgaccgtgccgctgctgagaaggccgaggccaacaagaaggccgccgaggatgccgcggctgctGCCACCGTTACCGCCGCcgcgtggccgattggagggtatacatcgctgatccctctcgtgtttctttctgttgtaacagtactagcgatatgcgtagatgtttctactaggtgcgtagtacatgctctgttagatcgtaatcagtgtgttatcaatgctgttcatgtcatgctcatgatttattcatggattaatttaattgaAAAACTGCCTATTTTCTCATCAGTTATAACTATTAGACTTGTACCACTATTCGTATGTACAAACGAACAAGGAGCCCATCAATATCCATTATGAATTAAAACTACTATGTTCGCCTATGGGTTGGCAGGCGCAACCTTGCCCTCCACCATGATATGATACACATGTAACAACCCCACACAATTTCATTTCCTTTGTATTTTTCCTGTGCCTCGATGCAGTCGCCTCCGCTTCCGAGTTTCCTCTTTTTCCTTTTCGGTAATGCTAACTGGCGAAAGTTTACTAGGAAGAAACTCCCAGCGAACGCCCTCGCAGCCGTTTGATTGAGATCAAACGAGGACGATTTTCCAAAAGAAATGCCTTCTCTTGAAAGAAATTGCCTCCAACTATATATGGAAATCCAACTAAAACAACTATATATGGAAATCCAACTAAAAAAACTACAATATATGGAAATCGTCGGGCACTGCTAATAATGACACGCTACATGGACGGCCTCGATCAAGCCATCGATATCTGAAACGGAGACGGTGCCAActcaaaaaagaaataaaaaagaatcTGATACGGTGCCCCAAACAGCCGGTTgactaaacttcacccaagtcgctCCCTCCCCTCTCGCACGCACCATGGCTCGACGCCGGCGACGGAATTCGCCCTTGGAGACGCCCTCCAGCGCAGGTGTGCCACGCCCCCACCGCacccccgtctctctctctctctctctctctctctctctctctctctctctctctctctctctctctctctctctcggaagAAATCTGGAGAGATATACCATACCTCACCTCATATGAACACAAGTACACAACTGTGTGCAAAGTGGAGAGATACCTCACCTTCGGTCGGGGTGGCCGGCCGGCTGGGAGTTCTCTAGTTCCGTGTGCTTAACCTTGCTTGGTTTATCAGCAGGAGACATTAGGACGGCCATGCTGCTATACCAAGCACCCTCTGGCATCGCGGTTTTCTCGTTCGATGTGAGCTACCTCAACGGTATATCCAAGGTGCTTGTTCTGGTGCTCCTTGTTTTCCTTTTTGTCTCCTTATGATCTGTCAAGGACTCAAGATCATCTAATCGCTTTCTCTCTGTTTCTTCTACAGGCCTTCTGGAaatccttgccatccattgtgagTAAAGCTCCCATTTTCCTTTCTATTATCCTTTTCTATTTCCTTACGCTTCCCGTGTCGCCGATTCAAACAGAGTTATAATGCTTTACAAAAtccactccaatcttcacctgccttTGTTGTCAAAaatttgttgcaatgggtgggtggaATATATATGAACAACAACTCATTACTCGTAGTTGTTATTTGTTATTGAACTGATTCAAAATCGAATCAATGGTCAGACATCTGCTAATAGATCCTCAAAAGTGCTGGTGATTGGCTGCCAGGCTACTAAATTATTCTGCCccatttcatgatttttttagggGGGCTTTCATGATTTAGACACTTGTGTTATATTTTGTAATTTGACAAGCCTTTTAAATCCCTTATATGCTTATTCCTCAGAGTCTCGAAGTATTCATAAAGTCTAAGATGGTGCCCAGCCCCATTGACTCTGCTAATAAGTTTGTTGACAGTCTGCTGGCTGACAGTCTCATTGAGCTGTGTCTGTGTGGTTCTGAAAAGACATTATTCGTGGGAAGTGCTGAACATAAAAGAATAATTGAAGCGACACTGGTTAGTGTAGCTTCGTCAGCTTCCTTGTTGCTTCTTTCCGAGTGAACAGTATTTGACCACCATTTTCTTTCAGGGAATAACCTGTCTGTATGTTGATGTTCCGGACTGTGAGATACTGAGATGATAGTTTGCCATCTGAAGGATCACGTCCGTAATTTGCTTGGTTTCCCGGATGATGCATCGGCTATGCTGCTACAAGAAGCACCCTCTGGCATTGCAATTTTCTCTTTTGATGAGAGCTACCTCAACGGTCTAGCCAAGGTACTTTTTCATTCGTTGCTGATGCTCCTTGGTTTTCTTTATCTCTGTGATCTATGAAGAATTCAAGACCGTGCGATtgatttctcttttttttttgtacAGGACTTCTGGACATGCTTGCCACCGCTTGTCAGTAACGCTCCCATTTTCTTTCTTACTAGTATTTTCTTCATACGTCCTTGCGCTTCTTTTTGCCAACTCGAACAGAGCAGCGCTTTGCAAAATTCACTGCAATGTTTCACCAGTCTTAATTTCAATTTTTGTTGCAATGAATGGGTGCAATAAAAACGTTAAACCATTACTCGGTCTGTGTTATTTTTGTTATTCAACTGATTCAAAATCGAATCAAGCTGGTGGGTTGGGAGTCTTTCCTCTTTCCCATGTTCCATTTTGGTGTCATGGTGCACTGTCTTCAATGTCCAGACATCTGCTGATAGATCCTTAAAAAATCAATTAGCACTGGTTGAAACCTAAGTGGGTATTGCTATGCACAAATTTCTACAAACTAGTCACATCTTTCTAGCTAGTGATGAATAAAACAAAGAATTAAGTAACACTATACTTTATGACTAATTCATAGCTACTAAATTACTCTTCCTCCTTTCATGGTTTAGACACTTGAATTATATTTGACAAGCTTTTTAAATCCCTTCTGTGCTTATTTCAGAGTCTGGTAGAATTCATGGCATATGAGAGGGTGCCCACCCCCATTGACCTTGATAATGAGGCTATTGACGATCGCCTGActaagaggctcatgaagctgtgtGGTTCTGAGAAGAAATTAGTTGTGGGAAGTGCTGCGCATAAAAGGATAATTGAAATGAAAGTGGTTAGTGTAACCTTGTATGCTCTCTTGTTGCTTCTGTCTGTTGAACAGTATTGATCACCGTTTGCTTTTTCAGGAAAAAATAACATGTCTGTATGTTGATATTCCGGATTGTGAGGTGATAATTTGCAGTCTGAAGAAGCCCATGGGCACTTTATTGCCTCATGAAGAAAAAGCAGACCCTATGAAAAATATAATATCGTTCTTACATCAACATGACTTTGATATCCCGGGTGGGAAGGTGAGCTTTACGGCCTGTCCTTCCTTATTTCTCTAATGCAacattactttttttacttgtcccTTGTCAATGTTGGTActactttcctttcttttcttttcagcATCTATAGCAAGCTTGAATAGATTGCCCCTTGTTTTGCAATGCTAGTCCTTTCCAACTGATATAATGCTTGAATTGTGTGCTTATAATGCTTTATTGCCAATGATTGTGCCGTACTATTCATTGACATTTGAAAACCTCAATTTGTTGTATTCATCGATGTAACATCTCCTTGAATTGTTTGCCTCCATGTTTCTTTCATTGATGAAGCAAGTGCTCCATTTTATCCAGGTTGAGGAATCTTATTATGCACCGGCTCTTCGCTTGCATGAAGTCTAATTATGTGAAAGGAACTATTTGAAGTTTTTCCGCCTTCTTCTTAACAGTTTTCTGTCTAGATCCGGCATTGACGCTAAGTATTGGATTTTAATCCAATTTGCAACAGCTCTGAAGATGATCTGTCACCCTCGAGCTTCATATGAAGTCCACCACCCCGATGAGGTGAACCATAATATCGTTAATGTGTTTTGAGTATGCATATGCTCGGAGTTATCATTTTAGCAATGGACTGAAGTGTTTTTGTTTCAGATTTTCTTACATGACGTGTACTCAAAGATAGTGGATCATTCACCTCGATATAAAGGAAGCTTTTTAAAGATTGATGTCCTTTCTCTCTACAATGAGGTTTTAAGTCTCTGTTCACAGAGGAGTAGACATTTGTACAAATTGGATTCCTTGGTTAGGAAGGCTGCAAAGATGAAGGCTAAGTTAGAAAACCATCCTTCCGTCGAAGTGCCTAACGAGAGCAAGTCGAAAGCAGCTTCTGAGCAAACTGGAAAGCTTGAGGAAGGTAATTCTGTTTTGGGTTCAGTGATGGGAGAATTAGATGCAACAAGCACTTTGCTTAAAGATAAAGAATCTGAAGTTGTTACACGTCATGACAGCGTCAGACTCTTGGAAGATGATGCGACTACCAGGCTCATTGATGTGACAATTGATCCTGAAGAGAAAGAAGCACCAGACTTGACTCTGGTGatgaaagaagaaaatgaaaacgATGGGCTTCTGGCCAAGCTGAATCATCTCGAGGCTCTGGCACTGGAAGTTAGAAAAACTGGTGAGGAAGCCAACAAGGTCGTTCAATTGATTCACAAACTAGTAGATGTGCTGATggaaaaagtaaatgaaaatggtgTCCTGCTGGAGAAGGTGAATCATCTCGAGGCTCAGCTACTGATAGCCAAAAAAGCTAGCGAGGAAGCGAAGGCAGAGACCCCTGTCAACTGGAGGATAAACCATTAGACGGGCACTCGGCTGTGGCGACTGGAATAGAAACTGAAATTGGAAATGTGGGTGGATGGCGGCGTCATTGGCGCTCATTAGGGTGGTCACTATCATCATCGCGGAGTCAATCTTCAAATTGGAAATGTTTTCCTTCGTTTCGTTCTTTTTTTTATAGAGGGAAGATCTGGCTTTAAAGAAGAAGAATTCCTGCACCTGTCCATGCAATACAAAAAGGGCGTCCCGTGGTAGTGTTGTTGAACCGCTAATAGCAAAATTCACTCCGTTACTTTAATTAGAACCCAATGCCTTCAGATAAGGGCTCAGATAGCTTATGTTTAAGCTTTCACCTGGATATATTTTGGTCATTCATGGACCCACTATTAGTAAGGCCAACAACCATACTCAATAATGAGATAGTGCTTCTCATGAACATGTACGCGAATCAGATTAGATCCGCAAAACACACCAGCAGCAGAGTATTAACTCCGATAAAAGTTGTCGTCTTATTAGACATTAACTCATATAATGAAACTTTGAACATCAAATGCTGGTTCGAGTTCTGGTAAGATGTCTCACAACAAGGTCGGCGGAAGGTCCAGATCAACGGTACAGAGATGGGTACGGTCTATTTGCTGCAACTCACTGTGGTGACCCTTTGCCTTTGCATGGGTTGAAAGGGACTCAAGACGTTTGTGTAGTGGTGGATGTAAAGCCTCATCTTGATCTGTTTGCTTAATAGTTGTAGTTGTTTCTTGCACTGCGTCAAGTCATACTTATTCATTATGGAGTACGTATGGGTTTAACCTATATGCCTAGATGGATGGATTAATATGTGCTAAAAATGAAGTCTTTGTCGAGCCCACCGTCCATGCTGACAGCTAAAACCGTTTCTATTTAATTGTGAACAAGAACACAAGAAACTTGTTAAAACCATTTCTATTCCTTGTGAAAAAGAATTTTTAAGGAGAAACTAAAAACCTAGCATGTTCTTATAactaagaccttgaagaacaaaacATTGCAAATATCTAACATATATTAGGTTTATTATTTGATCTCTAATAGTACTACAAGACCTAACATATGAAGTTCAACATGATAGAAACTTCATAACTAGATTTTGAGAAAAACCATTTGAAAATGAAAAATGTCCAgaatcagtttttaaaatgtttgaaGAATCAAATCTttcaaaacagaaacaaaaaaaaaaggTAAAACATGGCTTTATTACCGAAAAAGGCTCGCGCCCCGCTTTACATATAAAGCACCGATCACCGTACAAACCAACCCAAACAACGTAATCCCACACCACACGCACACTCAAGGCAAGATACAAGGGTGCATAAGAGCAGCTAAACAACCCCATCCACTCCAAGCAAACTACATGTAGGAAAAGAGGGCACCACTTGGAGTCTCCGGAGACCTCAACCGCGCCAAACTGAGTACTCCAGTGTGGCGCCTTCAGGAAGGGCACGACACCAGAGTATCACCACCGCCTGATCAAGAGATCAGGGTTTCCCCCAGAGTAGCAGAAGAATGCAGAGGAACCACAACGACGACTTCGGGAAGCAGACGACACCCATACATGACGCCGCCGTCGGCTTGGCAGAGCCAAAACGGGTTTTAACCCCGGCAAGTCATCAATGTCTCTGAGATGTAGTAGGGCAAGCCAGGCCTGCCGCACCAACACCTCCGACCATCGCACTCTAGCCATCACACCGCGCGCCTACGCGACCATGCATGGCAACCAGCTCACACCCGAGCTGCGAGCTCCACCCAAGAGCACCACGACTCCCACCTCTAGGGCCGCCGCTGTGAGGCCccagattcaatcgtacactaattatacacgcaaatgtgtacaatcaagatcaaggactcatgggaaaatatcacaacacaactctagacataaattAAAGTCAtaaaagctttatattacaagccaggggcctcgagggctcgaatacaaacgactcagcggaagcaacaatatctgagtgcatacataagttaaacaagtcagccttaagaaggctagcacaaaagcaacaacgaccgAAAAGGCAAGCCCTCCtgcttgggagcctcctaactactcctggttgtcggcgACCTCCACATAGTAGTAGGCTCCATCGGCGTAGTAGTTGTCGTCGGCGAtgacatctggctcctgggatctgcCATCTGATCGCAACAATCAGGtatagggggaaaagaggtagcaaagcaatcgcgagtactcatccaaagtactagtaagacttacatcagatcaacACTACATATGCATCCATATCAATAAAAGGGGCAATaaatgtggactaaactgcagaatgccagattaAGGGGGATAATCTAGTCCTACCGAAGAATACTGTCACgcgcaatatgcgatactatcctaaagagactcgaaggtccaccaaggatagaaccgcatattgaaacacttttacaaggtggatatcattacatcaacattacataatatatggggatacatacaaaaggcatacaatggcaaacgaatacaacatcaatacatcatacataagatcaacatccgaactacggatgaaacacaaacagaaactcaaacgacatccaccctgctagcccaggctgccgacctggaacctatcccctgatcaaagaagcaacagaagaagaactccaagagaagtaacatcgctctcgtgtcatgatcatcgcataacctgtacctacaaatgttgttgtagtaatctgtgagccacgaggactcagcaatcccattaccatgggtatcaagactagcaaagcttaatgggaaaggaagaggtaaactggtgaggctgcagcagcgactaaacatatatggtggctaacatacgcaattaagagcgagaagagagcaaacgaaacggtcgtgaagctagcaatgatcatgaagtgatcctgaactcctacttacgtcaaacataacccaaaaccgtgttcacttcccggactccgccgaaaagagaccatcacaactacacacgcggttgatgcgttttaattcggatctggtgttaagttatctacaaccggatattaacaaattcccatctgccacataaccgcgggcacggctttcaaaagtttataccctgcaggggtgtcccaacttagcccatcacaagctctcgcgatcaacgaaggatataccttctcccaggaagacccgatcagactcggaatcccggtttataagacatttcgacaatggtaaaacaagaccagcaaagccgcccagatgtgccgacaaatcccaataggggctgcacatatctcgttctcagggcacaccggatgagccagacgacgggttggcatagaccctggttgcccagggggcgtcaAACATCGctaggtttggaccaacacttggaggAGAACTAGCccagggggtaaaataaagatgaccctcgggctccggaaacccaagggaaaaagggttaggtgaggcaaatggtaaaaccaaggttgggccttgctggaggagttttattcaaagcgaactgtcaagggggtcccataaatcacccaaccgtgtaaggaacgcaaaatccgggaacataacacgtatgacggaaactagggcggcaagagtggaacaaaacaccaggcacaaggccgagtcttccaccctttaccaagtatatagatgcattaataaaataagagatattgtgatatcccaacacaagcctgtccatcatggggcaatcttcaacttcaactgcaactaacaacgctataagaggggctgagcaaaagcggtaacatagccaaacaacggtttgctaggaagggtgaaaaagttagaggctgacatggcaatttggaaggcttgataagcaagtgataggtagcgcagcatagcgatagaacgaagcaactagcatagcaatgatagtagtgagatccaaggtgatggtcatcttgcctgaaatcccgcaaggaagaagaacgagttcatgaagaagatgaacgggcgaagacgaaccaagcgtagtcgaacgaatcctcatgatcgcaacgaaacatgaactatcaaGAAAAaatacaaccggaaagaagcaaacaacatagtaatcacacaagcataaacatgacatgatgcacaaacaagcatgatgcatgtacggtttaaagaggcatggcatggcaaagtgcaacaaacaatactacaagttaagtggagctcaatatgcaacgagttgcatattgacgaaacaccacattcgagttatttagttcgctctcgtttaggtactcaacaatattaaatgttgttaaacatggcaagaagtgaagcataagtaaactaactatttaggcaagtttaaatgaggccggaacaacaaacaacaattccgaaaaaatcCCCAGATGCATATttcggatttggtactgttctgccctaaaacatacttttagagttgttaaacagtaaaacaaagtgcaccaagttaatgtatgcatttttccaccccatttacatataaagtttgttaaattcggagctacggttatttagttatgaaataaatcattttaacatgctattgtgcaaaacaaatgcaaacaggaatttaaacattttaaacatggatgaaagagacatgttattaatctacacaaaattctaagaattttacatatataaattatttacatatgatgcaccatttgtgagttattaaatgcatgaactctagggggttttctgcaaaccgGGTTTCCTGTGGATAATGCTAAAATCGCAGACAGTGAAAAAACATGCACGGGCCGAATCTGACTAGCCCAATAGAGGAAAGGccaggggggctgctcaccctgggccttgggacGGTCGGTGGAGAGGAGGTCGGGCAGATCTGGGCTTGGCGCAAGAAGTGACCCAGGGCGCGGGACGACGGAGTCAACGGGCATGAGCGAGCATCAGACTTGGGGCTGCGTGCATTCTAGGAAGACGGGTGGTGGTGGCGCTGGTGTTTCCGGTGACGGTAGACGGCGGGACGACCACCAGAGGTGGGGCGAGATCGAGGGGAACCGATTCCCAACAGTGGGAGGCGGATCCAGCGAGGCAAGGTCTTGGCGGTGGCGAACTTGCCGGCGTTGGGGACGAGGTGCTCGGGGAGGAGAGGCAGGGTCGAAGGGGACGCTGTCGACTGGCATTCATGCGGGACTTGGGGCGCTGGAGAAGGGCGCCGgcggcggagaagcttcagggcagCGGCTTGGCGTTCCTTCTGCTGCGGACCATGAAAGGGCAAGAGCGGTCAGGAGGGAGATGGCACTGGGAAGGAGAAGAAAGAGAGCAGGGTGCAGGGACGACCTAGTGGTGCTTGCTCCGAAGAGCTCCGTCGTGGAGGCGGCGGGCTCTAGCAGGTCAGGCGAGGCGAAGTGCGCTCAGGCGCTGCACTGTTGCTGCGGTCTTGAGGAGAAAGCAGAGGAGGAGCTCCTCTCTTGTGAGCTAGATCGAGGCAGGGAGGAGGATTTGGTGATGGATGGTGGAGAACGAGAGAGGAATTTTTTGGATCAGGGAGGAAGCTGCTGGTTGgtccgggagggatcccgaggaaacCAGGTGGAGTGGCGGCGCGGTGGGATCGATGGGACAAgacccctaggatctagggttggatgatatatatatatatatatcaccaggattaggttaggggctaatctGATCCTTCGATTGACATCGGACGGTCGAAAATAAATGGCTTAGTGGAGTCCAACAAATAAACATAGATGTTTTAGGGAtgcttggggatgatccggacccaccgGTAACAACAATCcgggttcgggacagctttcggacgcgcgcgaggggttcgaGCATTGAGCAAAGAGGGTCAAACGGTCGGGCAGCAACAGAATGGTCAGTCTGAGAAAGGTcaacagagacgaggaagaagcggcaactaacAACGGATGCACATTTTATGAAAATATGTAGTTGCAatgtgcatgatgctatgagatgaaatgcgagacatgaacaaaatgcaaaacaaaaggcaaaaacccaaccacagaggaaatatcatatcgcatctccggaaaaggcaagagttggagttatgaatatggaaagttgtatccggggcgttacaacactccaccactataagaggatcttgtcccgagatctaggatggcaccggagggaaaccgaagaggaagataagaggtaaactaagttgcttcttcgacaaacgagtgaaaccatgaaccttgagaggttgagcaaaatgaaagaaagagaaCAACTAAGATGAGAGAATTGAGAGCACTccgtagaaaagaggaacaagggatacgacgagaaccaagaggtttagtgataagatagatattgaaaccactccggttaagactagatagagaaggaataagattgatataatttgggcagcactgcgagtgaaagaagaaggaaaacttgataagatgaaaagaacttgaagatatgacacaacactctggttaaatggataagcaagaaaagaacatgacCCTCACAATTCgacatgatgagtgaaaagagcaacatcacaatgactccgtAAGAAaggatagaagatagatcattggaataatagaATGGAGAAGGAAAATgccacttctgccacaaatgagcttggaaagcacccttcaaagaaggttataacggagttgttggaaaaccaacaacgaaaagaataagattgtagtgggcttatggaaacatctcaacacttgaggtgaaattctgccactaacgaaaaaaacaattgcttgcttgagatcaacgaagagatgaaaacttctttcatcgagaggataggaggaaacttggatcttagataagcaccacaataacaacattccttagggaaggctttaggtgtaaTCTtttccaagataactccaacgaagagattaatggatttaaaatatctcattcttgacaacatgtgaatcatgaaacacgaactcaaattgtcaagaatgacataacaccacctcaagagataaggtagaaggaa encodes:
- the LOC119301438 gene encoding uncharacterized protein LOC119301438, whose amino-acid sequence is MICHPRASYEVHHPDEIFLHDVYSKIVDHSPRYKGSFLKIDVLSLYNEVLSLCSQRSRHLYKLDSLVRKAAKMKAKLENHPSVEVPNESKSKAASEQTGKLEEGNSVLGSVMGELDATSTLLKDKESEVVTRHDSVRLLEDDATTRLIDVTIDPEEKEAPDLTLVMKEENENDGLLAKLNHLEALALEVRKTGEEANKVVQLIHKLVDVLMEKVNENGVLLEKVNHLEAQLLIAKKASEEAKAETPVNWRINH